The sequence below is a genomic window from Photobacterium atrarenae.
GGGAAACCGGAAAACTTCCGTGGCGATCACCTGCGGGATATTGCAGTGCCGACTCTGATCTTGCAGGGCGAGCGGGATACTTTTGGTACGCGCGCCGAAGTGGAAGGCTGGTCTTATGCTGACACGGTGCAAACCGCGTTTTTACCTGATGGCGATCACAGCTTCAAACCGCGCAAAGCATCCGGTCATACGGAAGCGGATAACCTGGCGCTGGCGATTGCGCAGTTGGCGGCGTTTATCAAGGAATGTGTCAATGATTAATGGATGGAGCCGCGGTTTACTGGTGTTGGCCGCATTAAGCGGGGCGGTGACGGTATCGCTCGGGGCCTTTGCTGCCCATGGCCTGAAAGGCCACTTGTCGCCGTATCTGCTGGGCGTGTTTGAGACCGGGGTGCAATATCAGGCCTGGCACACCCTGGCGATCATTGCTTGTGTGATCTTGGCACGCATTCTGTCGTCAAAAGCGGTATTATACGCAGCCCTGTTTTTCGCGGCGGGGATTGTGCTGTTCAGCGGCAGCCTGTACGGCTTGGCGCTGAGTGGTATCAAGTGGTTTGGCCCCATCACTCCGATGGGCGGCGTCTGTTTTATTATTGGCTGGGTGGCCCTTGCGGTAGCTGCCTGGCGTTCAGCTTGAGGGTAGAAAGTGAATCACGTTCTGTTGTACTGCCGTCCCGGCTTTGAGAAGGAATGTGCCGGTGAAGTTCAAGACAAAGCCAATACACTGGAATTGTTTGGTTTTCCTCGTGTCAAGAATAACAGCGGTTATGTGTTGTTCGAGTTCTATCAGCCGGGTGATGCGGAGCAGTTTATTCAGCGTCAGCCGTTCTCAGAGCTGATTTTTGCCCGCCAGATGATGGCGGTGGTGCCGATGCTGGCTGATTTGCCGCCGGACGATCGCATCTCCCCAATCCTGGAAGCCGTGGCGGATTTCCCGCGCTGTGGCGATCTGCGGGTTGAGACGCCGGATACCAATGAAGCCAAGGAGCTGCTGAAGTTCTGCCGCAAATTTACGGTGCCGCTGCGTCAGGCCCTGCGCAAGCAAGGGGGCATGTATGCCAAGGACAATCCCAAGAAGCCGGTACTGCACCTGTGCTTTGTTGCGCCGGGTTGCTGTTTTGTCGGCTATTCGTACAGCCATAACAATTCGGCGTTCTTTATGGGGATCCCGCGCCTGAAGTTCCCGGCCGATGCGCCGAGCCGCTCAACCCTGAAACTGGAAGAAGCCTTTCACGTGTTTATTCCGCGCGAGGAGTGGGATACGCGTCTGGCCTCCGGGATGTGGGGGGTGGATTTGGGGGCTTGTCCGGGCGGCTGGACCTATCAGCTGGTAAAGCGCTCAATGTTCGTCCATGCAGTGGATAATGGCCAGATGGCGCAAAGCCTGATGGATACCGGCCAGGTGAAGCATCATGAAGCCGACGGGTTTAAGTTTGAGCCGCCGCGCAAGAACGTGACCTGGCTGGTGTGTGACATGGTCGAGAAACCAGCCCGGGTCGCGCACCTGATGGGCAGCTGGCTGATCAAGGGCTGGGCCAAAGAGAGCATTTTTAACCTCAAACTGCCGATGAAAGGCCGTTATGATGAGGTGCTGCAGGATATCGAAAATCTGAAACTGTACCTGATTGAGAATGGGGTGAAGTTCAAGCTCCAAGCCAAGCACCTGTATCATGACCGCGAGGAAATCACGGTGCATATTCAGCGTCTGGACAATCGCGCACCGTACTAAGTCGCTCCCGG
It includes:
- the rlmM gene encoding 23S rRNA (cytidine(2498)-2'-O)-methyltransferase RlmM, encoding MNHVLLYCRPGFEKECAGEVQDKANTLELFGFPRVKNNSGYVLFEFYQPGDAEQFIQRQPFSELIFARQMMAVVPMLADLPPDDRISPILEAVADFPRCGDLRVETPDTNEAKELLKFCRKFTVPLRQALRKQGGMYAKDNPKKPVLHLCFVAPGCCFVGYSYSHNNSAFFMGIPRLKFPADAPSRSTLKLEEAFHVFIPREEWDTRLASGMWGVDLGACPGGWTYQLVKRSMFVHAVDNGQMAQSLMDTGQVKHHEADGFKFEPPRKNVTWLVCDMVEKPARVAHLMGSWLIKGWAKESIFNLKLPMKGRYDEVLQDIENLKLYLIENGVKFKLQAKHLYHDREEITVHIQRLDNRAPY
- a CDS encoding DUF423 domain-containing protein — protein: MINGWSRGLLVLAALSGAVTVSLGAFAAHGLKGHLSPYLLGVFETGVQYQAWHTLAIIACVILARILSSKAVLYAALFFAAGIVLFSGSLYGLALSGIKWFGPITPMGGVCFIIGWVALAVAAWRSA